From Gemmatimonadota bacterium, a single genomic window includes:
- a CDS encoding sugar ABC transporter permease, which translates to MSITRTIFRERWAYLFLLLPLLLFAVFNMLPMAATILLGFADYFPGGQPVWTGLENYAYALSDDLFWKALGITVLYTCGVVPASLLISLFLAYVIFGLKYAWAQVIFKSAFYLPVVTSGAILSLVWLWLFNPARGLLNYVLSYAGLGPYLWTSDPQMALPSLMFMAIMGGHGAAIVLLTAAMGGIPASYYEAARLDGAGPWRQYWKITLPLLRPTVLYLLVTSTIASFQVFTQVLMMTGGGPDYATTTLVYLIYTDAFQYFDFGKAAAEATLLSLSLAGIAVLQYKWLASDVEY; encoded by the coding sequence TTGAGCATTACTCGAACGATCTTCAGGGAACGCTGGGCCTATCTGTTCCTCCTCCTGCCCCTCCTGCTTTTCGCGGTCTTCAACATGCTGCCCATGGCCGCGACGATCCTCCTCGGTTTCGCCGACTACTTTCCCGGGGGACAACCGGTCTGGACCGGCCTGGAAAACTACGCCTACGCGCTGTCGGACGACCTGTTCTGGAAGGCGCTGGGCATCACGGTCCTGTACACCTGCGGAGTGGTGCCCGCCAGCCTGCTGATCTCGCTGTTCCTGGCCTACGTTATCTTCGGACTGAAATACGCCTGGGCCCAGGTCATCTTCAAATCGGCCTTCTATCTCCCGGTGGTGACGTCCGGGGCGATCCTCTCCCTGGTCTGGCTCTGGCTGTTCAACCCCGCCCGGGGACTGCTCAACTACGTATTGTCCTACGCGGGACTGGGACCCTACCTGTGGACCAGCGATCCCCAGATGGCCCTGCCTTCGCTGATGTTCATGGCGATCATGGGCGGGCACGGCGCCGCCATCGTGCTGCTGACCGCCGCAATGGGTGGCATTCCGGCCAGCTACTACGAGGCGGCGCGTCTGGACGGGGCCGGTCCGTGGCGACAGTACTGGAAGATCACCCTGCCCCTGCTCCGCCCGACGGTGCTCTACCTGCTCGTTACCAGCACGATCGCCTCCTTCCAGGTATTTACCCAGGTGCTCATGATGACGGGAGGCGGCCCGGACTACGCGACGACCACGCTGGTCTATCTGATCTATACCGACGCCTTCCAGTACTTCGATTTCGGGAAGGCCGCCGCCGAAGCGACGCTGCTTTCCCTCAGCCTGGCCGGTATCGCCGTGCTGCAGTACAAGTGGCTGGCCAGCGACGTGGAATACTGA
- a CDS encoding carbohydrate ABC transporter permease, translating into MLQYVFKILLALFAVLTLMPLYWIVVTAFQTPSVVLAFPPSLVPSPASWINFARLFNGSEILTWMANSLVVTGTVTVSNVLLGTLAGYTLAKKVFPGRQTIFWTVISLMFIPSQLTIIPLYALIVQLDWINTYQALIVPALIMPFSIFLMKQFLQTLPTELIEAARMDGCGEWGVFQRVILPLAKPGMGVLAIFTFMGVWNDFLWPLIVINQSSMLTLQVGLNSLQNQYYTDYGLLMAGAAVSALPMIAFFLVFQPYFVRSITIGAVKG; encoded by the coding sequence ATGTTACAATACGTTTTTAAGATCCTGCTCGCGCTTTTCGCCGTGCTGACGCTGATGCCGCTGTACTGGATCGTCGTTACCGCGTTCCAGACCCCGTCGGTGGTCCTCGCTTTTCCACCGAGCCTGGTGCCGTCGCCGGCGTCGTGGATCAACTTCGCCCGCCTGTTCAATGGTTCCGAGATCCTCACCTGGATGGCCAATTCCCTTGTCGTGACGGGCACGGTGACGGTATCCAACGTGCTCCTCGGCACCCTCGCCGGTTACACGCTGGCCAAGAAGGTCTTTCCGGGACGTCAGACGATCTTCTGGACGGTGATCAGCCTAATGTTCATCCCCAGCCAGCTGACCATCATCCCGCTCTACGCGCTGATCGTCCAACTGGACTGGATCAATACCTACCAGGCGCTCATCGTCCCGGCGCTGATCATGCCCTTTTCCATTTTCCTGATGAAACAGTTCCTGCAGACGCTGCCCACGGAACTCATCGAGGCCGCGCGCATGGATGGATGCGGGGAGTGGGGGGTGTTTCAGCGGGTGATCCTGCCGCTGGCGAAGCCTGGGATGGGCGTGCTGGCCATCTTCACGTTCATGGGCGTGTGGAACGACTTTCTGTGGCCGTTGATCGTGATCAACCAAAGCTCGATGCTGACCCTGCAGGTCGGGCTCAACTCCCTGCAGAACCAGTACTACACAGACTACGGCCTGCTCATGGCCGGGGCCGCGGTGTCGGCCCTGCCCATGATC